TGTTGGCGCTGCCGGCGACTATTTCGCAGCGCAGCCGTGGCAACGTGTCCTCATTTATTACCGACCCCAGCGCACACGGGACGAAGACATTGGCGTCGACGTCGTAGATTTCCTCCAGCGGGACTGCCTCGGCACCATGCTCCTGCACCATCTCGGTCACGCGGTCATCATTGATGTCACAGGTAAAGACTTTGGCGCCTTCCTTGGTAAGCATGCGGATGACATTGCCGCCAACGCTGCCCGCGCCCTGCACAGCGAAAGATTTACCGTCGATGCTCGACGAACCGAAACGCTTGTTCAGGCATGCCTTGATGCCCTGGACCGTGCCGAATGCGGTGAATGGCGATGGGTCACCACTGCCACCGTGCACCGGGTGCACGCCCACGACGCGGTCAGTTTCCTGGAACAGGTACTCCATGTCCTCGACCGTTGTGCCGACATCTTCAGCGGTGATATAGCGGCCGCCGAGTGAGCCGATGAAACGACCAAGGGCGCGAAACAGAGCTTCACTCTTGTCTTTTTTCGGGTCGCCGATAAGGACCGCCTTGCCGCCACCAAGGTTCAGCCCGGAAACGGCCGCCTTGTAGGTCATGCCGCGTGACAGGCGCAGCACATCTGTCAGTGCGTCGGATTCGCTGGCGTAGGGCCACATGCGCAGTCCGCCGAGGGCAGGACCAAGGTAGGTATTGTGAATCGCAACGATGGCTTTCAGTCCGGTTTCTGAATGATTGAAAAAGACCACCTGTTCGTGGCCGTGATCCGCCATCGATTCGAAAACATCCATTCCTGCCTCCATTGTATTTGTCAGTTTTGCACAGCCCTGCGGGCGGCGGATGCGGGTGCCGCCGATGCCAGCCCGGGATGCCTGGACTCTGCCGCCGGTTGTGCGGCGCCGGGATTATAGCCCGGATAAGGTCTTGCCGCTGTCGTATACTGCTACGCATCATTTGCTCGCCGCGGGGACGCGGCGGCAGCGCTACGCAACGCTATAATCAGCTATTAAATGACTACTCCGGCAGCCAAAATCGCGCAACAGGCCGACACGCGGCGCAGCCCGCTGCGTTTTGTGACGGCTGCTTCCCTGTTCGACGGGCATGATGCGGCTATCAACATAATTCGCCGCCTTATTCAGGCCCAGGGGGCCGAGGTTATCCATCTCGGCCACAACCGCAGCGTTGCCGATATCGTCAATGCCGCGTTGCAGGAAGACGCCGATGCAATTGCCTGCAGCTCGTACCAGGGCGGGCACAACGAGTATTTCCGTTACATGGTGGACATGCTGCGGGAGCGCGGTGCCGAACATGTGCGCGTTATTGTCGGTGGTGGGGGCACCATCGCTCCGCAGGAAATTGAAGCACTGCAGCAGTACGGCGTCGAACGTATCTATTCGCCGGAAGACGGATTACGGCTGGGCCTGACCGGCATGATCGCCGACGTGTTTCAGCGTGTGCAGGCCTGGCCACGACCGCAGCCCGCTGCGAAGCCGGGCGCAGACCACTCCAACCACGTCGAGATCGGCGCGTTGCTGACCGCGCTGGAGGAGTGCCGCGATAATGCGCAGCTCGAGCAGTGGCGCAAGACATGGGCTGGCGCCGAAAACATGGCGCCGGTTATCGGCATTACCGGTACAGGCGGCGCCGGCAAGAGCAGTCTGACGGACGAGCTCTTGTCGCGTTTCCTGCGGCAGTATCCGCAGCTGCACATCGCAGTGGTGGCAATGGACCCGACCAGGCGGCGCAGCGGCGGGGCCCTGCTGGGAGACCGTATCCGCATGAACAGCCTGGCCAGCGAACGCATCTACATGCGCTCACTGGCTACCCGGCGCGCGCACCTGGCCACCAGTGCGGTGCTGGC
This window of the Gammaproteobacteria bacterium genome carries:
- a CDS encoding Glu/Leu/Phe/Val dehydrogenase, yielding MDVFESMADHGHEQVVFFNHSETGLKAIVAIHNTYLGPALGGLRMWPYASESDALTDVLRLSRGMTYKAAVSGLNLGGGKAVLIGDPKKDKSEALFRALGRFIGSLGGRYITAEDVGTTVEDMEYLFQETDRVVGVHPVHGGSGDPSPFTAFGTVQGIKACLNKRFGSSSIDGKSFAVQGAGSVGGNVIRMLTKEGAKVFTCDINDDRVTEMVQEHGAEAVPLEEIYDVDANVFVPCALGSVINEDTLPRLRCEIVAGSANNQLQSEEIGTELERKGIVYAPDYAINAGGLINVAMELQGYNRERAYQAVSAIYNNVENIFNIAARDGIPTWQAADRMAEERIRAIARIRMPYSKRFKDRLSGRTPKPSHH